In the genome of Nocardia terpenica, one region contains:
- a CDS encoding helix-turn-helix domain-containing protein, producing the protein MTHVGQRMAAERKLAGLTQRQLAQRARYSLPLIKAVEQGREPGSPGLISAVARALCITPDLLTGAPYDDGKPLADAVNELRILLTEGKYVRATDPDPLEQLEAEIFEAQRIYRADHTRQTIEILPDLIRRVHGAVRDLRGDEQAHAYALLTYAYGLAEGCARRTGYQTLTLPALDLADTYAAYSDDPYAGAFSALARARLLTFYGESQVAGHLIDTAINSADSSHTGMVLAGYSHLVAAVNDARQLNHARADDHVQAAREFARQTGESDLYLTWFGPLNVEIHAHAIELESGDPNKAAVEGAKLAYGKEASPTRVAHHWQDNARAWLMSGKADKALVALNKARAAAPQQTRLHPSVRETVYAIAQAERRRTESLLGFASWVGTTL; encoded by the coding sequence ATGACGCATGTCGGGCAACGCATGGCAGCCGAACGCAAACTTGCCGGACTCACCCAACGTCAGCTCGCGCAACGCGCTCGCTACAGCTTGCCTCTGATCAAAGCAGTCGAGCAAGGCCGCGAACCCGGATCACCCGGTCTGATCTCGGCGGTGGCGCGAGCCCTGTGCATCACCCCGGACTTGTTGACGGGGGCACCGTACGATGACGGGAAACCGTTGGCAGATGCAGTCAACGAGCTCCGCATACTGCTCACCGAAGGCAAGTACGTTAGAGCCACCGACCCTGATCCTCTCGAACAACTCGAGGCGGAAATCTTTGAGGCACAGCGGATTTACCGTGCGGATCACACGCGACAGACTATCGAGATCCTTCCGGATCTGATCCGACGGGTACACGGTGCCGTGCGGGACTTGCGGGGAGACGAGCAGGCACACGCCTATGCGTTGCTCACCTATGCATACGGTCTCGCTGAGGGATGTGCACGCCGCACCGGCTACCAAACGCTGACGCTTCCGGCCCTCGACCTGGCCGATACCTACGCGGCGTACTCGGATGACCCGTACGCCGGAGCTTTCTCCGCACTCGCCAGAGCCCGCCTGCTGACGTTCTACGGCGAGTCGCAGGTTGCCGGTCACCTGATTGACACCGCTATCAACAGCGCCGATAGCAGCCATACGGGCATGGTTCTCGCTGGGTATTCGCATCTCGTTGCGGCGGTGAACGACGCCAGGCAGTTGAACCACGCTAGGGCGGACGATCACGTGCAAGCTGCCCGCGAATTCGCCCGGCAGACCGGCGAATCAGATCTGTATCTGACCTGGTTCGGTCCGTTGAATGTCGAAATCCACGCTCACGCAATCGAACTGGAATCCGGAGACCCCAACAAGGCAGCCGTCGAAGGCGCGAAACTCGCCTACGGGAAGGAAGCTTCACCAACACGTGTTGCCCATCATTGGCAGGACAATGCTCGCGCATGGTTGATGTCCGGGAAAGCCGACAAGGCTCTCGTCGCACTGAACAAGGCTCGCGCTGCCGCGCCGCAACAAACACGGTTGCATCCCTCGGTGCGTGAAACTGTGTACGCGATAGCGCAAGCCGAACGGCGACGCACGGAGTCATTGCTCGGCTTCGCGTCCTGGGTGGGCACCACCCTGTGA
- a CDS encoding nuclear transport factor 2 family protein has protein sequence MNPRELVQHALDLLLTHDMAGFAGLWAVDGTAEFPFAPPGYPTRLAGRAAVEEYLRDYPDKFDVREVDHVTVHQTVDPEVVIVEFEAAGLVTATGAPYRLRYIAVITVRDNEIRHYRDYWNPLAASAALGGVGALTSAFGGGDA, from the coding sequence GTGAACCCTCGCGAACTCGTCCAGCACGCCCTCGATCTGCTGCTCACCCACGACATGGCCGGTTTCGCCGGGCTGTGGGCGGTCGACGGCACCGCCGAATTCCCGTTCGCCCCGCCCGGCTATCCCACCCGCCTGGCGGGCCGGGCGGCGGTCGAGGAGTACCTGCGCGACTACCCCGACAAGTTCGACGTCCGGGAGGTCGACCACGTGACCGTCCACCAGACCGTCGATCCGGAGGTGGTGATCGTCGAATTCGAGGCCGCCGGGTTGGTGACGGCCACCGGCGCGCCCTATCGGCTCCGGTACATCGCCGTGATCACCGTGCGTGACAACGAGATTCGACACTACCGCGACTACTGGAATCCGCTGGCCGCGAGCGCGGCGCTCGGTGGGGTGGGCGCGCTCACGTCCGCGTTCGGCGGCGGCGATGCCTGA
- a CDS encoding TetR/AcrR family transcriptional regulator yields MSSFNSSDGRRARGDRTRSVVLEAAVRQASTDGLDGLSLARLASGLGISKSALFTHWPDKQSLQLAVIEQANDQWKRLVVIPALEGRTGLAALRALMDSRLAFYAEPVLPGRCFFVATQAEFDDHPGPVRDRLRTLLRDWEALLCTLIRAAIDAGELPADTDPAELAYELDALGQTVVTRSRLLDSDTVFAHARASLHARLSGR; encoded by the coding sequence GTGTCGTCTTTCAACTCCTCCGACGGTCGGCGTGCCCGGGGCGACCGCACGCGGTCCGTGGTACTCGAGGCCGCGGTGCGGCAGGCGTCCACCGATGGCCTGGACGGGCTGAGCCTGGCTCGGCTGGCCTCCGGGTTGGGCATCAGCAAATCGGCACTGTTCACCCACTGGCCCGACAAACAGTCGCTACAGCTGGCGGTGATCGAGCAGGCCAACGACCAATGGAAGCGGCTCGTCGTCATCCCGGCGCTCGAAGGCCGGACGGGCCTGGCCGCCCTGCGGGCACTGATGGACAGCCGCCTCGCCTTCTACGCCGAACCCGTCCTGCCGGGCCGCTGTTTCTTCGTCGCTACCCAGGCCGAATTCGACGACCACCCCGGCCCGGTCCGCGACCGCCTGCGCACCCTGCTGCGGGACTGGGAAGCCCTGCTGTGCACACTGATTCGCGCCGCCATCGACGCCGGAGAACTGCCCGCCGACACCGATCCCGCCGAATTGGCCTACGAGCTGGACGCACTCGGCCAAACGGTCGTCACCCGATCCCGATTACTCGACAGCGACACCGTTTTCGCCCACGCCCGAGCCTCCCTGCACGCCCGCCTGAGCGGACGCTGA
- a CDS encoding VOC family protein has translation MSTIPTPHHIGIVVADLEKAMSELTELLGLQWLPAVRSGHQSLGPHGAVIEDPAAGPLLTMSRQGPPYLELLELVPGTVWSRSGLHHLGYWSADAHNDSARMTAQGFPVQAAAVTLDGDTAPGVFYHRTSDALNLELVEMSRGAPAFAHYLNLPAADL, from the coding sequence ATGTCGACCATCCCCACCCCGCATCACATCGGCATTGTCGTCGCCGATCTCGAGAAGGCCATGTCGGAACTGACCGAACTGCTCGGCTTGCAGTGGTTGCCCGCGGTTCGCAGCGGCCACCAGTCTCTCGGGCCGCACGGCGCGGTCATCGAGGATCCGGCGGCGGGACCGCTGCTGACCATGTCCCGGCAGGGGCCGCCCTACCTGGAACTCCTCGAACTCGTCCCGGGAACGGTCTGGTCGCGCTCGGGCCTGCATCACCTCGGCTACTGGTCCGCCGACGCCCACAACGACTCCGCCCGCATGACCGCGCAGGGCTTCCCGGTTCAGGCCGCCGCGGTGACCCTCGACGGCGACACCGCGCCGGGCGTCTTCTACCACCGCACCAGCGACGCACTGAATCTCGAACTGGTCGAGATGAGCCGCGGCGCACCGGCTTTCGCCCACTACCTGAACCTTCCGGCCGCCGACCTGTGA
- a CDS encoding metallophosphoesterase codes for MSARLRTVWLANVASGAAAVTVRTPLRPRAAHAVYEVDRVRTRRPELVATDLEVVTVTDRSVILTWTTRARDRAGRLRPAPANTEVRLAPADSLGPARPHYVDDHPTAYHYAEIHGLEPGRAYRFEAYSGGCRAVSARTFVTRRPGAPETTGVFTTLTPPPGPLLHTLALANDLHIGEHTSGLLVAGLPTGLRHDTDRHPDLMLEALLDDLRRPDRGADRLVVAGDLTDSGTLEQSRAVRARLDAWGALGRDYFVCRGNHDVPQHHRQDHWGAVFHPRQRLSEHRVGELRIIGLDTARLRGSGGTIVAPQLDHLRTRLAADPDRPTLVFGHHPVTSSAAVSNPGGPGFVLDRSTAAALHTLYRGAPGVFLHHSGHTHRNRRGRPDSPVGAEFLEVAAAKEYPGGYMLLRVYTGGYMVNFYKTRTEAARHWSTRTRRQYLGLHPDHALGSCADRNHVVLRDFSGLTA; via the coding sequence ATGAGTGCACGGCTTCGGACCGTATGGTTGGCGAATGTGGCGTCGGGTGCGGCGGCGGTGACGGTGCGGACGCCGTTGCGGCCGCGGGCGGCCCATGCCGTGTACGAGGTGGATCGGGTGCGGACGCGGCGGCCCGAGCTGGTGGCCACCGATCTCGAGGTGGTGACCGTCACCGACCGCTCGGTGATTCTGACCTGGACCACGCGGGCGCGCGACCGGGCCGGGCGGCTGCGCCCGGCACCGGCGAACACCGAGGTGCGGCTCGCCCCGGCCGACTCGCTCGGTCCGGCGCGGCCGCACTACGTCGACGATCACCCAACGGCCTACCACTACGCGGAGATTCACGGCCTGGAGCCCGGACGTGCCTACCGCTTCGAGGCGTATTCCGGTGGCTGCCGGGCGGTTTCGGCGCGCACGTTCGTCACCCGCCGCCCCGGCGCACCCGAAACCACCGGGGTATTCACCACTTTGACGCCGCCGCCCGGCCCGCTGCTGCACACCCTGGCGCTGGCCAACGACCTGCACATCGGCGAACACACCAGCGGGCTGCTGGTCGCGGGCCTGCCCACCGGCCTGCGGCACGACACCGACCGGCACCCCGACCTCATGCTCGAGGCGCTGCTCGACGATCTGCGGCGGCCCGATCGCGGCGCGGATCGACTCGTCGTCGCGGGCGATCTCACCGACTCCGGCACGCTGGAGCAGTCCCGGGCGGTGCGGGCGCGGCTCGACGCCTGGGGCGCGCTCGGGCGCGACTACTTCGTGTGCCGCGGCAATCACGATGTGCCGCAGCATCATCGGCAGGACCACTGGGGCGCGGTGTTCCATCCGCGGCAGCGATTGTCCGAGCATCGCGTCGGGGAGTTGCGCATCATCGGCCTGGACACCGCCCGGCTGCGCGGCTCGGGCGGCACCATCGTGGCCCCGCAACTGGATCATCTGCGCACCCGGCTGGCCGCCGACCCGGACCGGCCGACCCTCGTCTTCGGGCATCATCCGGTGACTTCCTCTGCGGCGGTGAGCAATCCGGGCGGACCCGGGTTCGTGCTCGATCGGTCGACGGCCGCCGCGCTGCACACCCTCTATCGCGGCGCGCCCGGGGTGTTCCTGCATCACAGCGGGCACACCCACCGCAATCGGCGCGGCCGCCCGGATTCGCCGGTGGGCGCGGAATTCCTCGAGGTCGCCGCGGCGAAGGAGTATCCGGGCGGCTACATGCTGCTACGCGTCTACACCGGCGGCTACATGGTGAACTTCTACAAGACCCGGACCGAGGCGGCGCGGCACTGGAGCACCCGCACCCGCCGCCAGTACCTGGGCCTGCATCCCGATCACGCGCTCGGCAGCTGCGCCGACCGCAATCACGTGGTGCTGCGCGACTTCTCGGGACTGACCGCCTGA
- a CDS encoding flavoprotein — MNDQGAPVLYAIVTGSPVARDVGRLVDLAQAAGWDVCVIASPYGRRFIGADALEAKTGHPVRSEYKDPGTPDVLPPAEAMVVAPITCNSLGKWAAGISDTLPLGLLVEAVGKRLPVVAVPSSNRAQISFPAIQDAIRKLSDWGVTMLIGDDVYPQPEPGAGGNAHLFPWHLAWQAVLSHPWRAAS; from the coding sequence ATGAACGATCAAGGAGCCCCGGTTTTGTACGCCATCGTGACTGGTTCGCCCGTAGCCCGCGATGTCGGCAGGCTCGTGGACCTGGCTCAGGCCGCTGGGTGGGACGTGTGCGTGATTGCTTCACCGTACGGGCGCCGGTTCATCGGCGCTGACGCCTTGGAGGCGAAGACCGGGCATCCGGTGCGTAGCGAGTACAAAGATCCGGGCACGCCGGATGTACTTCCTCCCGCTGAGGCGATGGTCGTCGCGCCGATAACGTGCAACTCGCTCGGGAAGTGGGCCGCAGGGATCTCCGACACGTTGCCGCTCGGATTGCTGGTGGAAGCGGTCGGCAAGCGGCTGCCTGTGGTGGCCGTTCCGTCTTCCAATCGAGCGCAGATCAGCTTTCCGGCAATCCAAGACGCCATCCGCAAGCTTTCCGACTGGGGCGTAACCATGCTCATCGGTGACGATGTGTACCCCCAGCCGGAGCCGGGGGCGGGCGGAAACGCACACCTGTTCCCCTGGCATTTGGCCTGGCAAGCGGTTCTCAGCCATCCATGGCGGGCCGCAAGTTAG
- a CDS encoding TetR/AcrR family transcriptional regulator yields MTRRTPTGAAVLQPEVTRSITEAVLDELAEQGHARLSMESVAKRAGVGKSALYRRWPSKHDMVLAVISEFSVGLAVSPDTGSLREDVHATLTAIVGWLTHPRFSRILPDMIAEGARNPAMYEVFDAAIGAPRRAQGEAMLRRAIDRGELPADLDMEIALDLLAAPIYWRFMVRGAGQPPEYLDSLTDMLLRALGAKV; encoded by the coding sequence ATGACACGACGCACACCGACCGGCGCCGCCGTGCTGCAGCCCGAGGTCACCCGCTCGATCACCGAGGCGGTGCTCGACGAGCTCGCCGAGCAGGGCCACGCCCGGCTGTCGATGGAATCGGTGGCCAAGCGCGCCGGAGTCGGCAAGAGCGCGCTGTATCGGCGCTGGCCGTCCAAGCACGACATGGTCCTCGCGGTGATTTCCGAATTCAGTGTGGGCCTGGCTGTTTCGCCCGATACCGGCTCGCTGCGCGAGGACGTGCACGCGACCTTGACCGCGATCGTGGGGTGGCTGACCCACCCCCGCTTCTCCCGCATCCTGCCCGACATGATCGCCGAGGGCGCTCGCAATCCGGCCATGTACGAGGTCTTCGACGCCGCCATCGGCGCGCCGCGCCGCGCACAGGGGGAGGCCATGCTGCGCCGCGCGATCGACCGCGGGGAGTTGCCCGCCGATCTGGACATGGAAATCGCACTGGATCTGCTTGCGGCACCGATCTATTGGCGATTCATGGTGCGGGGGGCGGGACAGCCGCCGGAGTATTTGGATTCGCTGACGGACATGCTGTTGCGGGCGCTGGGGGCCAAGGTGTGA
- a CDS encoding NmrA family NAD(P)-binding protein, whose product MIIVTGATGLLGRRIVDSLLSRMPADRIGVSVREPQKAQDLADRGVRVRRGGFEDPASLADAFEGASQVLIVSVDKLGDEAVKLHRAAIDAAVAAGARRILYTSHMGASASSRFQPGRDHAATEEALRACGVPFTALRNGFYGTSAIRFLAPGLESGEVALPADGPVSWTAPVDLADAAAAILADEGRFDGPTPPLTAGQALTLTDATDIAADLTGRTITRTVVSDDQFLEQTIGHGVPAAMAEALLGGFHAFRAGEFAAVDPTLATLLGREPVTLREMLRDHLSGN is encoded by the coding sequence ATGATTATCGTGACCGGAGCTACCGGACTACTCGGGCGGCGGATTGTCGACAGCCTGCTCAGCCGCATGCCTGCCGATCGGATCGGTGTCAGCGTTCGTGAACCGCAGAAGGCGCAGGATCTCGCCGATCGCGGGGTGCGGGTGCGCCGTGGCGGTTTCGAGGACCCCGCCAGCCTCGCCGATGCCTTCGAGGGAGCCTCGCAGGTGCTCATCGTGTCCGTCGACAAGCTCGGTGACGAGGCCGTGAAGCTGCACCGGGCGGCGATCGACGCAGCCGTTGCGGCAGGCGCGCGGCGCATCCTCTACACCAGCCACATGGGTGCCAGCGCCTCGTCGCGCTTCCAGCCCGGCCGCGACCACGCCGCCACCGAGGAAGCGCTGCGCGCCTGCGGCGTGCCATTCACCGCGCTGCGCAATGGTTTCTACGGCACCAGCGCGATTCGGTTCCTCGCCCCGGGCCTGGAATCCGGTGAGGTCGCGCTCCCGGCGGACGGCCCGGTGAGCTGGACCGCGCCTGTGGATCTCGCCGACGCGGCCGCCGCCATCCTGGCCGACGAGGGGCGCTTCGACGGTCCCACACCACCGCTTACGGCGGGGCAGGCGCTAACCCTCACCGACGCAACCGATATCGCGGCCGACCTCACGGGCCGCACCATCACCAGGACCGTCGTCTCCGATGACCAGTTTCTGGAGCAGACGATCGGCCACGGCGTTCCGGCTGCGATGGCGGAGGCCCTGCTGGGCGGCTTCCATGCCTTTCGTGCCGGTGAGTTCGCCGCCGTAGACCCGACTTTGGCCACCCTGCTCGGCCGCGAGCCCGTCACACTGCGCGAAATGTTGCGAGACCACCTGTCCGGCAACTGA
- a CDS encoding APC family permease — MAPATELGTGSGPARLTRSIGVLGGTLLTLSCLTPASSLFVIVPGLFTTQGTGTVLTLVIAAVLCIGVAFCYSELGTLAPSSGGEYAMVGTVVGRFLAWLVFVIALVVVLVIPPIMAVGTAAYLSSVLAVDHSLTGAIVMLLSVGMGLLQLRTNAWVTGAFMVLEVVAAAVVAGLGFAHVHRSAGSLLHPQVLGASGPSPLSGLVLVSGLAVALFVLQGFTTAVYLAEEMRQPRRTVVRTVLWTLGVGAVVIIVPTTAVVLGAPDLKALTDGDLVAMVTGWSNSAVATFISLCIALAIVNATIVMVIQNSRVLYASARDRAWPTPVNRALGNLNRLGSPWIATLVVGLPGAALCFVDLTLLNQVTSVVVAALYLAVAVAALTTRRARHRNASPWRMPWWPVVPVVVIATLIYVLTQQPIPALLITAAVIAVAIAYWAVYLRRSPADRWVIMMPTE, encoded by the coding sequence GTGGCTCCCGCCACTGAACTCGGCACTGGGTCCGGGCCCGCCCGGCTTACCCGTAGTATCGGCGTGCTCGGTGGCACGCTGCTCACGCTGTCGTGTCTGACGCCCGCGTCGTCGTTGTTCGTCATCGTGCCGGGCCTTTTCACCACCCAGGGCACGGGGACGGTGCTCACGCTGGTGATCGCGGCCGTGCTGTGTATCGGTGTGGCGTTCTGTTATTCCGAATTGGGCACGCTCGCGCCGAGTTCGGGTGGTGAGTACGCCATGGTCGGCACCGTCGTCGGGCGCTTCCTCGCCTGGCTGGTGTTCGTCATCGCGCTGGTGGTGGTGCTGGTCATTCCGCCGATCATGGCGGTCGGCACCGCGGCGTATCTGTCTTCCGTACTCGCGGTCGATCATTCGCTCACCGGCGCGATCGTCATGCTGCTGTCGGTGGGGATGGGGTTGCTGCAATTGCGCACCAACGCGTGGGTCACCGGCGCGTTCATGGTGCTGGAGGTGGTGGCGGCGGCCGTGGTCGCCGGGCTCGGCTTCGCCCATGTGCATCGGTCCGCCGGGTCGCTGCTGCATCCGCAGGTGCTCGGTGCGTCCGGCCCCTCGCCGCTGAGCGGGCTGGTGCTGGTCTCCGGGCTGGCGGTGGCTTTGTTTGTGCTGCAAGGCTTTACGACGGCGGTCTACCTCGCCGAGGAGATGCGGCAGCCGCGCCGGACGGTGGTGCGCACGGTGCTGTGGACGCTCGGCGTCGGTGCGGTGGTGATCATCGTGCCCACCACCGCCGTGGTACTCGGCGCGCCGGATCTGAAGGCGCTCACCGATGGTGACCTGGTCGCCATGGTCACCGGCTGGAGCAATTCGGCGGTGGCCACCTTCATCAGCCTGTGTATCGCGCTGGCCATCGTGAACGCCACCATCGTGATGGTCATCCAGAATTCGCGCGTGCTGTACGCCTCGGCCCGCGACCGCGCCTGGCCGACCCCGGTCAATCGCGCGCTCGGCAACCTCAACCGACTGGGTTCCCCCTGGATAGCGACGCTCGTGGTGGGCCTGCCCGGCGCGGCCCTGTGCTTCGTCGACCTGACCCTGCTCAACCAGGTCACCAGCGTGGTCGTCGCCGCCCTGTACCTCGCGGTGGCGGTGGCCGCTCTGACCACCCGCCGCGCCCGACACCGCAATGCCTCGCCCTGGCGCATGCCCTGGTGGCCGGTCGTCCCGGTAGTCGTGATCGCGACCCTGATCTATGTGCTTACCCAACAACCGATTCCGGCCCTGCTCATCACCGCCGCGGTCATCGCGGTCGCCATCGCCTACTGGGCGGTGTACCTACGCCGCAGCCCCGCGGATCGTTGGGTGATCATGATGCCCACGGAGTGA
- the dxs gene encoding 1-deoxy-D-xylulose-5-phosphate synthase, whose product MLDEVHGPRDLKRMTHDQLIRLAAEIRTFLVDKVSRTGGHFGPNLGVVELTLALHRVFDSPRDPLLFDVGHQAYVHKIVTGRRAEFDTLRQAGGLSGYPARAESEHDFIENSHASVALSYADGLAKAFRLRGQNRHVVAVVGDGALTGGMCWEALNNIAAAPDRPVVIVVNDNGRSYDPTIGGVAEHLSQLRLRSSYEQALALGKRLLLDTPMVGPTAYVLLHAAKRGIKDLLAPQPLFEDLGLKYVGPVDGHDLRALETALRRAKAFGGPVIVHAVTHKGHGHAPAENDETDRMHQVGPPSGASSGVPWTSAFAEELVRAGRRRPDVIAIGAAMLCPTGLDRFAAEFPDRCFDVGIAEQHALTSAAGSAMGGMHPVVALYSTFLNRAFDQLLMDIALHRQPVTVVLDRSGITGPDGASHHGMWDLSLLGMIPGLRAAAPRDIDTLRAEFREALEVDDGPTVLRFPRGTAPAATPAVRRVGGVDILHEPVAGARRDLLLVSVGGLADVALRTAHRLSEHDIGVTVVDPRWILPIPAEIPELAAEHGYVATVEDSGRHGGIGWAIAAALRDADIDVPLLDLALPQQFQPHGTRAEVLAHAGLTADDIEQRITRWIGPRSSASAQAGVQGGSGVGENGVAVE is encoded by the coding sequence GTGCTCGACGAGGTGCACGGTCCGCGGGACCTGAAGCGAATGACCCACGACCAGCTCATCCGGCTGGCCGCGGAGATCCGAACCTTCCTGGTCGACAAGGTGTCCCGGACCGGAGGCCACTTCGGGCCGAACCTGGGCGTCGTCGAGCTGACCCTGGCGCTGCACCGGGTCTTCGATTCCCCGCGCGACCCGCTGCTGTTCGACGTGGGCCATCAGGCGTACGTGCACAAGATCGTGACCGGGCGCCGCGCCGAATTCGACACCCTGCGCCAGGCGGGCGGCCTGTCCGGCTACCCCGCGCGCGCCGAGTCCGAGCACGACTTCATCGAGAACAGTCACGCCTCGGTCGCCCTGTCCTATGCCGACGGCCTGGCCAAGGCGTTCCGGTTGCGCGGGCAGAATCGGCACGTGGTGGCGGTGGTCGGCGACGGCGCGCTCACCGGCGGCATGTGCTGGGAGGCGCTGAACAATATCGCCGCCGCGCCCGACCGGCCGGTGGTGATCGTGGTCAACGACAACGGCCGCTCCTACGATCCGACGATCGGCGGTGTCGCCGAACACCTTTCGCAGCTGCGGCTGCGCAGCTCCTACGAGCAGGCGCTGGCGCTGGGCAAGCGGCTGCTGCTGGATACGCCGATGGTGGGCCCGACCGCGTATGTGCTGCTGCACGCCGCCAAGCGCGGCATCAAGGACCTGCTGGCCCCGCAGCCGCTGTTCGAGGACCTGGGGTTGAAGTACGTCGGGCCGGTGGACGGGCACGATCTGCGCGCGCTGGAGACGGCGCTGCGGCGCGCCAAGGCATTCGGCGGCCCGGTCATCGTGCACGCCGTGACGCACAAGGGCCACGGTCACGCACCCGCGGAGAACGACGAGACCGACCGCATGCACCAGGTCGGGCCGCCGTCGGGCGCGAGTTCCGGCGTGCCGTGGACGTCGGCGTTCGCCGAGGAGCTGGTGCGGGCCGGGCGGCGGCGCCCGGACGTGATCGCGATCGGCGCGGCCATGCTGTGCCCCACCGGACTCGACCGCTTCGCCGCCGAATTCCCCGATCGCTGTTTCGATGTCGGCATCGCCGAACAGCACGCGCTCACCTCGGCGGCCGGATCCGCCATGGGCGGAATGCATCCCGTGGTGGCGCTGTATTCCACCTTCCTCAACCGGGCCTTCGATCAGCTGCTGATGGACATCGCGCTGCACCGCCAGCCGGTGACCGTCGTGCTGGATCGCTCGGGCATCACCGGCCCCGACGGGGCCAGCCATCACGGCATGTGGGATCTGTCGCTGCTCGGCATGATTCCCGGCCTGCGCGCCGCCGCGCCGCGCGACATCGACACTCTCCGTGCGGAATTCCGCGAGGCGCTGGAGGTGGACGACGGCCCCACGGTACTGCGCTTCCCGCGCGGCACCGCCCCCGCCGCCACGCCCGCCGTGCGCCGGGTGGGCGGCGTCGATATCCTGCACGAACCGGTCGCGGGCGCACGCAGGGACCTGCTGCTGGTCTCCGTCGGCGGCCTGGCCGACGTGGCGCTGCGCACCGCACATCGGTTGTCCGAGCACGACATCGGCGTCACGGTGGTGGATCCCCGCTGGATCCTGCCGATCCCGGCCGAGATCCCCGAGCTGGCCGCGGAACACGGTTACGTTGCCACCGTGGAGGATTCGGGCCGTCACGGCGGCATCGGCTGGGCGATCGCCGCCGCCCTCCGCGACGCCGACATCGACGTGCCCCTGCTGGATCTCGCACTCCCCCAGCAGTTTCAGCCGCACGGCACCCGCGCCGAGGTCCTCGCCCACGCGGGCCTCACCGCCGACGACATCGAGCAGCGCATCACGCGCTGGATCGGTCCTAGGTCGTCAGCGTCCGCTCAGGCGGGCGTGCAGGGAGGCTCGGGCGTGGGCGAAAACGGTGTCGCTGTCGAGTAA
- a CDS encoding helix-turn-helix transcriptional regulator, giving the protein MTPASAGRRGEVLAALRGSRIPLSINDIAEQLGVHTNTVRFHLEALVSTGQAERVDLPSTGPGRPPQAFRAHRGMDPAGPRNYRLLAEILVAQLADDPNPADRAREAGRAWGRHLSAPEVSSREEAVDGLIRLLDDLGFAPEPASEDRIHLRHCPFLDLIDNRTAIVCPIHLGLMQGALERRSAPITVDHLAPFAEPDLCLAHLAPAPTGPAT; this is encoded by the coding sequence GTGACGCCCGCATCGGCCGGGCGTCGCGGCGAGGTGCTGGCGGCGCTCCGGGGGTCGCGAATACCATTGAGCATCAATGATATTGCCGAGCAGCTGGGCGTCCATACGAATACCGTCCGCTTCCATCTGGAGGCGCTGGTGAGCACCGGGCAGGCCGAGCGAGTCGACCTGCCCAGCACCGGACCCGGCCGCCCGCCGCAGGCATTCCGGGCGCACCGGGGCATGGACCCGGCCGGGCCGCGCAACTACCGCCTGCTCGCGGAAATCCTTGTCGCCCAACTGGCCGACGACCCGAACCCCGCCGACCGTGCCCGGGAGGCCGGTCGCGCCTGGGGCCGACATCTCTCGGCCCCCGAGGTCTCGTCTCGAGAAGAGGCTGTCGACGGCCTGATTCGTCTACTCGACGACCTGGGCTTCGCCCCCGAGCCCGCCTCCGAAGACCGAATCCACCTGCGGCACTGCCCATTCCTGGACCTGATCGACAACCGCACGGCAATCGTGTGCCCGATCCACCTGGGCCTCATGCAGGGCGCCCTGGAACGCCGATCCGCACCGATCACCGTCGACCACCTCGCCCCCTTCGCCGAACCCGACCTCTGCCTGGCCCACCTGGCCCCCGCCCCGACAGGACCCGCCACATGA